The Theropithecus gelada isolate Dixy chromosome X, Tgel_1.0, whole genome shotgun sequence genome includes a window with the following:
- the RAB41 gene encoding ras-related protein Rab-41 isoform X1, which yields MPAFGHDKAWMEAGGFGLEAAERTEYQSLCKSKLLFLGEPSVGKTSVITRFMYNSFGCACQATVGIDFLSKTMYLEDQIVQLQLWDTAGQERFHSLIPSYIRDSTIAVVVYDITNISSFKETDKWVEHVRAERGDDVVIMLVGNKIDLDNKRQVTAEEGEEKSRNLNVMFIETSAKTGYNVKKLFQHVVSALLSTRTLPPPKEGTVEIELESFEESGNRSYCSR from the exons ATGCCTGCCTTTGGTCATGACAAGGCCTGGATGGAGGCCGGAGGCTTTGGCCTGGAGGCTGCCGAAAGAACCGAATACCAGTCTCTGTGCAAATCTAAACTCTTATTCCTGGGGGAGCCGAGCG TAGGGAAGACATCCGTCATCACCCGCTTCATGTACAACAGCTTCGGCTGCGCCTGCCAG GCAACTGTTGGAATTGACTTCTTGTCTAAGACCATGTACTTGGAGGACCAAATA GTTCAGCTGCAGCTATGGGACACAGCTGGCCAGGAGCGCTTTCACAGCCTAATTCCTAGCTACATTCGTGATTCAACTATTGCAGTGGTTGTCTATGACATCACAA acatcagttcttttaaggagaCAGATAAGTGGGTAGAACATGTACGAGCAGAAAGAGGTGACGATGTTGTCATCATGTTGGTGGGTAACAAGATTGATTTGGATAACAAAAG ACAAGTCACTGCCGAAGAGGGTGAAGAAAAATCCAGAAACCTCAATGTGATGTTTATCGAGACCAGTGCCAAAACCGGTTACAACGTGAAAAAG CTGTTCCAGCATGTGGTTTCTGCCCTTCTTTCCACAAGGACTTTACCTCCACCGAAAGAGGGGA CAGTTGAAATCGAACTGGAATCCTTCGAGGAGTCAGGCAACAGAAGCTACTGTTCCCGTTGA
- the RAB41 gene encoding ras-related protein Rab-41 isoform X2, giving the protein MPAFGHDKAWMEAGGFGLEAAERTEYQSLCKSKLLFLGEPSGKTSVITRFMYNSFGCACQATVGIDFLSKTMYLEDQIVQLQLWDTAGQERFHSLIPSYIRDSTIAVVVYDITNISSFKETDKWVEHVRAERGDDVVIMLVGNKIDLDNKRQVTAEEGEEKSRNLNVMFIETSAKTGYNVKKLFQHVVSALLSTRTLPPPKEGTVEIELESFEESGNRSYCSR; this is encoded by the exons ATGCCTGCCTTTGGTCATGACAAGGCCTGGATGGAGGCCGGAGGCTTTGGCCTGGAGGCTGCCGAAAGAACCGAATACCAGTCTCTGTGCAAATCTAAACTCTTATTCCTGGGGGAGCCGAGCG GGAAGACATCCGTCATCACCCGCTTCATGTACAACAGCTTCGGCTGCGCCTGCCAG GCAACTGTTGGAATTGACTTCTTGTCTAAGACCATGTACTTGGAGGACCAAATA GTTCAGCTGCAGCTATGGGACACAGCTGGCCAGGAGCGCTTTCACAGCCTAATTCCTAGCTACATTCGTGATTCAACTATTGCAGTGGTTGTCTATGACATCACAA acatcagttcttttaaggagaCAGATAAGTGGGTAGAACATGTACGAGCAGAAAGAGGTGACGATGTTGTCATCATGTTGGTGGGTAACAAGATTGATTTGGATAACAAAAG ACAAGTCACTGCCGAAGAGGGTGAAGAAAAATCCAGAAACCTCAATGTGATGTTTATCGAGACCAGTGCCAAAACCGGTTACAACGTGAAAAAG CTGTTCCAGCATGTGGTTTCTGCCCTTCTTTCCACAAGGACTTTACCTCCACCGAAAGAGGGGA CAGTTGAAATCGAACTGGAATCCTTCGAGGAGTCAGGCAACAGAAGCTACTGTTCCCGTTGA
- the ARR3 gene encoding arrestin-C, whose amino-acid sequence MSKVFKKTSSNGKLSIYLGKRDFVDHVDMVEPIDGVVLVDPEYLKGRKLFVMLTCAFRYGRDDLEVIGLTFRKDLYVQTLQVVPAESSSPKGPLTVLQERLLHKLGDNAYPFTLQMVTNLPCSVTLQPGPEDSGKPCGIDFEVKSFCAENPEETVSKRDYVRLVVRKVQFAPPEAGPGPSAQTIRRFLLSAQPLQLQAWMDSEVHYHGEPISVNVSINNCTNKVIKKIKISVDQTTDVVLYSLDKYSKTVFIQEFTETVAANSSFSQSFAVTPILAASCQKRGLALDGKLKHEDTNLASSTIIRPGMDKELLGILVSYKVRVNLMVSCGGILGDLTASDVGVELPLVLIHPKPSQEAASSEDIVIEEFTRKGEEENQKAAEAEGDEGS is encoded by the exons ATGTCCAA GGTGTTTAAGAAGACCAGCTCCAATGGGAAG CTCTCCATCTACCTGGGGAAACGGGACTTCGTGGACCATGTGGACATGGTGGAACCCATTG ATGGTGTAGTCCTGGTTGATCCTGAGTACTTAAAAGGTCGAAAGT TGTTTGTCATGTTGACATGTGCCTTTCGCTATGGCCGTGATGACTTGGAAGTGATTGGTCTGACATTCCGAAAAGATCTGTATGTGCAGACCCTGCAAGTGGTCCCAGCTGAATCCAGCAGCCCTAAGGGGCCCCTCACAGTTCTACAGGAGCGACTGCTGCACAAGCTAGGGGACAATGCCTACCCCTTTACCCTGCAG ATGGTGACCAACCTGCCCTGTTCTGTGACACTGCAGCCAGGTCCTGAAGATTCAGGAAAG CCCTGTGGGATTGACTTTGAAGTGAAGAGTTTCTGTGCTGAAAACCCGGAGGAGACAGTCTCCAAGAG AGACTATGTGCGGCTGGTTGTCCGGAAAGTACAATTTGCACCACCAGAGGCAGGCCCTGGCCCCTCAGCCCAGACCATCCGCCGCTTCCTTCTGTCAGCTCAGCCCCTACAACTCCAGGCCTGGATGGACAGTGAG GTTCACTACCATGGAGAACCCATCTCTGTCAATGTTTCCATCAACAACTGCACCAACAAGGTCATCAAAAAAATCAAGATTTCAG TTGACCAGACCACAGATGTTGTCCTGTATTCACTAGACAAGTACTCCAAGACTGTGTTCATTCAGGAATTCAC GGAGACTGTAGCTGCCAATTCCAGCTTCTCCCAGAGCTTTGCAGTAACCCCAATCCTGGCTGCCAGCTGCCAGAAACGGGGCCTGGCACTGGATGGCAAACTTAAGCATGAAGATACCAACCTGGCTTCTAGCACGAT TATTAGACCTGGAATGGACAAAGAGCTGCTGGGGATCCTGGTGTCCTACAAAGTCAGAGTCAACCTGATGGTGTCCTGTGGTGG CATCCTAGGAGACCTGACAGCCAG CGATGTTGGTGTGGAGCTACCCTTGGTCCTGATCCATCCGAAGCCATCTCAAG AGGCTGCTAG CTCTGAGGACATAGTCATCGAGGAGTTTACGCGGAAAGGCGAGGAGGAGAACCAGAAGGCTGCGGAGGCCGAGGGAGATGAGGGGAGCTGA